A region from the Janthinobacterium agaricidamnosum genome encodes:
- a CDS encoding ribonucleotide-diphosphate reductase subunit beta, with translation MSLSWDDETTSAAVPRPAQQAPLGNTDLNLPAGAEPSEANAEQVARRVNADDKRIINGKTDVNQLVPFKYKWAWDKYLAGCANHWMPQEVNMQRDIELWKNPNGLTDDERRLVKRNLGFFVTADSLAANNIVLGTYRHITAPECRQYLLRQAFEEAIHTHAYQYIVESLGLDEGEIFNAYNEVKSIRDKDEFLIPFINTLTDPAFVTGTVENDQKLLKSLIVFACLMEGLFFYVGFTQILALGRQNKMMGAAEQYQYILRDESMHCNFGIDLINTIKMENPQLWTAAFREEIKDLFMKAVELEYAYAEDTMPRGVLGLNAPMFKGYLRFIANRRAQQIGIEPLFAQEENPFPWMSEMIDMKKERNFFETRVTEYQTGGALNWE, from the coding sequence ATGTCGTTGTCTTGGGATGATGAAACCACGTCGGCAGCTGTGCCGCGTCCGGCGCAGCAAGCGCCGTTGGGAAATACCGATTTGAACCTGCCGGCCGGCGCCGAGCCGTCCGAAGCGAACGCCGAGCAAGTGGCGCGCCGCGTGAATGCCGACGACAAGCGCATCATCAACGGCAAGACGGACGTCAACCAGCTGGTGCCGTTCAAGTACAAGTGGGCGTGGGACAAATACCTGGCCGGCTGCGCCAACCACTGGATGCCGCAGGAAGTGAACATGCAGCGCGATATCGAGCTGTGGAAAAACCCGAACGGCCTGACGGACGACGAGCGCCGCCTGGTCAAGCGCAACCTGGGCTTCTTCGTGACGGCCGACTCGCTGGCCGCCAACAACATCGTGCTGGGTACCTACCGCCACATCACGGCGCCCGAGTGCCGCCAGTACCTGCTGCGCCAGGCGTTCGAGGAAGCGATCCACACGCACGCCTACCAGTACATCGTCGAATCGCTGGGCCTGGACGAAGGCGAGATCTTCAACGCCTACAACGAAGTCAAGTCGATCCGCGACAAGGATGAATTCCTGATCCCGTTCATCAACACCCTGACCGACCCGGCCTTCGTCACCGGCACGGTGGAAAACGACCAGAAGCTGCTGAAATCCCTGATCGTGTTTGCCTGCCTGATGGAAGGCCTGTTCTTCTATGTCGGCTTCACGCAGATCCTGGCGCTGGGCCGCCAGAACAAGATGATGGGCGCGGCCGAGCAGTACCAGTACATCCTGCGCGACGAATCGATGCACTGTAACTTCGGCATCGACTTGATCAACACGATCAAGATGGAAAATCCGCAGTTGTGGACGGCCGCCTTCCGCGAAGAGATCAAGGATCTGTTCATGAAGGCCGTGGAACTGGAATACGCGTACGCGGAAGACACCATGCCGCGCGGCGTGCTGGGTCTGAACGCGCCGATGTTCAAGGGCTATTTGCGCTTCATCGCCAACCGCCGCGCGCAGCAGATCGGCATCGAGCCGCTGTTCGCTCAGGAAGAAAATCCATTCCCGTGGATGAGCGAAATGATCGACATGAAGAAGGAACGCAACTTCTTCGAGACCCGCGTGACCGAGTATCAAACGGGTGGTGCGTTGAACTGGGAGTAA
- a CDS encoding ribonucleoside-diphosphate reductase subunit alpha, whose product MQSPQDISIHPTPVSPAPGAANSVASTGAALGDYRIIRRNGAVVAFEPSKIAIAMTKAFLAVNGGQGAASARIRELVEQLTDGVVAALVRRHPGGGTFHIEDVQDQVELSLMRSGEHDVARAYVLYRAKHMEERRLQKEAQGASAQVSAPQLNVTDNGVRRLLDMQEVRDLINAACAGLEKHVDADAILAETVKNLYDGVPVEELHKSAILAARALMEKDPAYSQVTARILLHTVRKEVFGKEVPQAAAAAEYLTYFPQYIAKGIAAELLNPVLASFDLERLAKAIVADRDLQFGYIGLQTLYDRYFLHIQDVRIEMPQAFYMRVAMGLALNEADREARAIEFYSLLSSFDFMSSTPTLFNSGTLRSQLSSCYLSTVSDDLEGIYDAIKDNALLAKFAGGLGNDWTPVRALGAHIKGTNGKSQGVVPFLKVVNDTAVAVNQGGKRKGAVCAYLETWHMDIEEFLDLRKNTGDDRRRTHDMNTANWIPDMFMKRVMEKGDWTLFSPSDTPDLHDKVGKAFEQAYLGYEAKAAAGEIRVFKKIAALDLWRKMLSMLFETGHPWITFKDPCNIRSPQSHVGVVHSSNLCTEITLNTGPDEIAVCNLGSVNMPAHMKEGKLDHVKLAKTIRTAMRMLDNVIDINYYAVDKARNSNMRHRPVGMGIMGFQDCLHMMRVPFASDAAVSFADTSMEAVCYYAYLASTELAEERGRYESYAGSLWDRGILPQDSVKLLAEERGGYLEVDSSSAMDWTPVRERIAKFGMRNSNCVAIAPTATISNIIGVSACIEPTFQNLYVKSNLSGEFTEINGYLVRDLKARDLWDEVMISDLKYFDGSLVKIDRIPQDLRDIYATAFEVSPSWLVEAASRRQKWIDQAQSLNIYMAGASGKKLDETYKLAWLRGLKTTYYLRTIAATHMEKSTSKTGALNAVAVDGGMSASAQSAQAAVVAAAAVAVAPVVAAAADDADGEACYLRPGDDGFEECEACQ is encoded by the coding sequence ATGCAATCACCACAAGATATTTCCATCCATCCAACGCCAGTATCGCCAGCGCCAGGCGCGGCCAACAGCGTGGCGAGCACGGGCGCGGCACTGGGCGACTATCGCATCATCCGCCGCAACGGCGCGGTGGTGGCATTTGAGCCTTCGAAGATCGCCATCGCCATGACCAAGGCGTTTTTGGCCGTTAACGGCGGCCAGGGCGCCGCCTCGGCACGCATCCGCGAACTGGTGGAGCAACTGACGGACGGCGTCGTCGCCGCGCTGGTGCGCCGCCATCCGGGCGGCGGCACCTTCCATATCGAAGACGTGCAAGACCAGGTGGAACTGTCGCTGATGCGTTCGGGCGAGCACGATGTGGCGCGTGCCTACGTGCTGTACCGCGCCAAGCACATGGAAGAGCGCCGCCTGCAGAAGGAAGCGCAAGGCGCGTCCGCACAAGTTTCCGCACCACAATTAAATGTCACCGACAACGGCGTGCGCCGCCTGCTGGACATGCAGGAAGTGCGCGACCTGATCAACGCCGCCTGCGCAGGCCTGGAAAAGCACGTCGATGCCGACGCCATCCTGGCTGAAACGGTGAAGAACCTGTACGACGGCGTGCCCGTCGAAGAGCTGCACAAGTCGGCCATCCTGGCGGCGCGCGCGCTGATGGAAAAAGACCCGGCCTACAGCCAGGTCACGGCCCGCATCCTGCTGCACACGGTGCGCAAGGAAGTGTTCGGCAAGGAAGTGCCGCAAGCGGCCGCCGCCGCCGAATATCTGACGTATTTCCCGCAATATATCGCCAAGGGCATCGCCGCCGAGCTGCTGAACCCGGTACTCGCCAGTTTCGACCTGGAGCGCCTGGCCAAAGCCATCGTCGCCGACCGCGACTTGCAATTCGGCTACATCGGCCTGCAAACCCTGTACGACCGCTACTTCCTGCACATCCAGGACGTGCGCATCGAAATGCCGCAGGCGTTCTACATGCGCGTGGCCATGGGCCTGGCGCTGAACGAGGCGGACCGCGAAGCGCGCGCCATCGAGTTCTACAGCCTGCTGTCCTCGTTCGACTTCATGAGTTCGACCCCGACCCTGTTCAATTCGGGCACCCTGCGCTCGCAGCTGTCGTCGTGCTACCTGAGCACCGTCTCCGATGACCTGGAAGGCATCTACGACGCCATCAAGGACAACGCGCTGCTGGCCAAGTTTGCCGGCGGCCTGGGTAACGACTGGACGCCGGTGCGCGCCCTGGGCGCCCACATCAAGGGCACCAACGGCAAGTCGCAAGGCGTGGTGCCGTTCCTGAAAGTGGTCAACGACACGGCCGTGGCAGTCAACCAGGGCGGCAAGCGCAAGGGCGCCGTCTGCGCCTACCTGGAAACCTGGCACATGGACATCGAGGAATTCCTCGACCTGCGCAAGAACACGGGCGACGACCGCCGCCGCACGCACGACATGAACACGGCGAACTGGATTCCCGACATGTTCATGAAGCGCGTCATGGAAAAAGGCGATTGGACGCTGTTCTCGCCGTCGGACACGCCAGACCTGCACGACAAGGTCGGCAAGGCTTTTGAGCAGGCTTACCTGGGCTACGAAGCCAAGGCCGCCGCCGGCGAAATCCGCGTCTTCAAGAAGATCGCGGCGCTGGATCTGTGGCGCAAGATGCTGTCGATGCTGTTTGAAACGGGCCACCCATGGATCACGTTCAAGGATCCGTGCAACATCCGCAGCCCGCAGTCGCACGTCGGCGTCGTCCACAGCTCGAACCTGTGCACGGAAATCACGCTGAACACGGGCCCTGACGAAATCGCCGTCTGCAACCTCGGTTCCGTGAACATGCCGGCGCACATGAAGGAAGGCAAGCTCGATCACGTCAAGCTGGCCAAGACCATCCGCACCGCCATGCGCATGCTCGACAACGTCATCGACATCAACTACTACGCCGTCGACAAGGCGCGCAACTCGAACATGCGCCACCGTCCGGTCGGCATGGGCATCATGGGCTTCCAGGACTGCCTGCACATGATGCGCGTGCCGTTCGCCTCGGACGCGGCTGTCAGCTTCGCCGACACCTCGATGGAAGCCGTCTGCTACTACGCCTACCTGGCGTCGACGGAACTGGCCGAAGAGCGCGGCCGCTATGAATCGTACGCCGGTTCGCTGTGGGACCGCGGCATCCTGCCACAGGACTCGGTCAAATTGCTGGCCGAAGAGCGCGGCGGTTACCTGGAAGTCGATTCCTCGTCGGCCATGGACTGGACGCCGGTGCGCGAGCGCATCGCCAAGTTCGGCATGCGCAACTCGAACTGCGTGGCGATTGCCCCGACGGCGACGATTTCGAACATCATCGGCGTCTCGGCCTGTATCGAGCCGACGTTCCAGAACCTGTACGTGAAATCGAACCTGTCGGGCGAATTCACCGAGATCAACGGCTACCTGGTGCGCGACCTGAAGGCGCGCGACCTGTGGGATGAAGTCATGATCTCCGACCTGAAATACTTCGACGGCTCGCTGGTGAAGATCGACCGCATCCCGCAAGACCTGCGCGACATCTACGCCACCGCCTTTGAAGTGTCGCCAAGCTGGCTGGTGGAAGCGGCTTCGCGTCGCCAGAAGTGGATCGACCAGGCCCAGTCGCTGAACATCTACATGGCTGGCGCTTCGGGCAAGAAACTGGACGAGACCTACAAGCTGGCATGGCTGCGTGGCCTGAAAACCACCTACTACCTGCGCACCATCGCCGCCACTCACATGGAGAAATCGACTTCCAAGACGGGCGCGCTGAACGCCGTGGCAGTCGATGGCGGCATGTCGGCCAGCGCACAGAGCGCCCAGGCAGCGGTCGTGGCGGCAGCAGCAGTGGCCGTGGCGCCGGTAGTGGCAGCGGCGGCGGACGATGCCGATGGCGAAGCCTGCTACCTGCGTCCGGGTGATGACGGTTTCGAAGAGTGCGAAGCCTGCCAGTAA